The proteins below come from a single Aegilops tauschii subsp. strangulata cultivar AL8/78 chromosome 6, Aet v6.0, whole genome shotgun sequence genomic window:
- the LOC109745280 gene encoding uncharacterized protein, producing the protein MASTAALQTAAVCTLLLFAGQLLPTATPAPPTSCAPGDAKCLACYNKCVEPCRRDPTQCRATLLCGPKCAQQTSSPPPPPPRESGTCAPTNVKCVACVKKCGDRCRRDPTQCRMTIYCEPGCAIQTASRPPAKDICGPTKAKCLSCVNKCRETCQGDPISCGGLQDCETGCAHQKK; encoded by the coding sequence ATGGCCTCCACCGCGGCGCTCCAGACGGCGGCCGTCTGCACGCTGCTCCTGTTCGCCGGCCAGCTGCTCCCCACGGCCACGCCGGCGCCGCCGACCAGCTGCGCCCCAGGCGACGCAAAGTGCCTGGCCTGCTATAACAAGTGCGTGGAGCCCTGCCGGCGGGACCCGACCCAGTGCCGTGCGACCCTCCTCTGCGGGCCGAAATGCGCGCAACAGACGTccagccccccgccgccgccgccgcgggagaGTGGCACTTGTGCCCCAACCAACGTAAAGTGCGTCGCCTGCGTGAAGAAGTGCGGGGACAGATGCCGGCGGGACCCGACGCAGTGCCGTATGACCATCTACTGCGAGCCGGGATGCGCGATTCAGACGGCGAGCCGCCCGCCGGCGAAGGACATTTGCGGCCCAACCAAGGCGAAGTGCCTGTCCTGCGTTAACAAATGCAGGGAAACATGCCAGGGGGACCCGATAAGTTGTGGCGGGCTCCAAGACTGCGAGACGGGATGCGCGCACCAGAAGAAGTAG